The genomic interval GCATTACAGCTCCAGAAGTCTCAGTTTCCAGCTCTCCAGAATCCAGGCAGTTTCTCACACCTTCACCCTTCTTCTCTCAACTCCTTCAGGCATATGAGTGCAAAGTACAAAGTGCAAAgtacagaggggaaaaaagtaggagactttgctctccagcttcccagTGATCACTGGGAATCAGGCTGGATCTCATCTTTCTGGTGCTAATCATAAAGAAAGAAGCCCAGCAACTTCTTACCAGCTAATTAAGTTAAATAACTTGGGTATTTGTtacacacagagctctggagccTCCTGTTCCCATCACTGAGATGGGCCTGGGCACGAGACACCAGCATGGGATCATCATTGGTGCAGGAGGATGGAtgcagaaccatggaatggtttgggttggaagggaccccaaagctcATCTCAACCcacccctgccacaggcagggacacctcccactgttccaggttgctccagcctggcctgggacacttccagggatggggcagccacagctgctctgggcaacctgtgccagggcctgcccaccctcccagggaaggatttccccACAGTACCCAGTGTAGATCATCCCTCTCTTAGCTTAGAACCATTCCCCTTGCCCTGCACCTCCAGGCCCTTGTTCAAAGCCAGAAGGCAGCAACTCAAGTACTCCAGGATCTATTCTTGGAGCACTTGGGCTCCTCGTCTCCATGGAAGCAGAGGGAGCTTTGAAGGACAAAGCCAGAAGAGCAGGAGGCACCTCACAGGTGCCCCTTCACGTTCCACATCCCAACTGCAGacgtgctggagctgctgcctgtcacacacagagcctgcagtgctggacaccAACCCCTCCCTGAGGATACCCCACAGATAACCCCTGGCACCActcactgctggggctgcatTTGCCCCTCAACCCCTTCATGCCATCCTAAAAATAAACCTGGATcaaaggagagcagggctgcccctgccctgccctcttATCTGGGCCCCTCAGTGCAAGATAAGAACAAAACAATGCAAGTCCAGGATTTGCACCCCTGTGGAAACTCACCCTCCCATTCCCTGTGAAAACACCCAGGAGCTCTTGCAGCTTTCCCAGGATTCAtccacagccaggcaggaccCTGGGAGCAAGGAGGGGTGGCAAAGGAGGGTGACAGAGggtgccatggccagggggCCTCACCTGCAGGGGCCCCTCCGAGGACTGGATCTTGTGCTCAGGCATTTCAGAGGGTGGGATGTAGAAATCGGACACGGCCGCTGCCAGGTAGAACATGACGCTGGAGCCTGTGGGGAACAGCTGCTGTCACCCCCATGGCTGGCCCTGTCACCCCCATGGCTGGCCCTGTCACCCCCATGGCTGGCCCTGTCACCCCCCACGGCCTGGCCCTGTCACCCCCCATGGCTGGCCCTGTCACCCCCATGGCCTGGCCCTGTCACCCCCCATGGCTTGGCCCTGTCACCCCCCATGGCTGGTCCTGTCACCCCCATGGCCTGGCCCTGTCACCCCCCATGGCTGGCCCGGTCACCCCCCATGGCTGGCCCGGTCACCCCCCATGGCTGGCCCGGTCACCCCCCCTGGCTTGGCCCTGTCACCCCCCCATGGCTGGCCCTGTCACCCCCATGGCTGGCCCTGTCACCCCCCACGGCCCGGCCCTGTCACCCCCATGGCTGGCCCTGTCACCCCCATGACTGGCCCTGTCACCCCCATGACTGGCCCTGTCACCCCCATGGCCTGGCCCTGTCACCCCCCACAGCCTGGCCCTGTCACCCCCATGGCTGGCCCTGTCACCCCCCACGGCCCGGCCCTGTCACCCCCATGGCTGGCCCTGTCACCCCCATGACTGGCCCTGTCACCCCCATGGCCTGGCCCGGTCACCCCCCCTGGCTTGGCCCTGTCACCCCCCCTGGCTTGGCCCTGTCACCCCCATGGCTGGCCCTGTCACCCCCATGGCCTGGCCCTGTCACCCCCATGGCCTGGCCCTGTCACCCCCATGGCCTGGCCCTGTCACCCCCCATGGCTGGCCCTGTCACCCCCATGGCTAGCCCTGTCACCCCCCATGGCCTGGCCCTGTCACCCCCCATGGCCTGGCCCTGTCACCCCCCATGGCTGGCCCTGTCACCCCCCATGGCCTGGCCCTGTCACCCCCATGGCCTGGCCCTGTCACCCCCATGGCTGGCCCTGTCaccccccagcctggccctgtcACCCCCATGGCTGGCCCTGTCACCCCCATGGCTGGCCCGGTCACCCCCCATGGCTGGCCCTGTCACCCCCCATGGCCTGGCCCTGTCACCCCCCCACGGCCTGGCCCTGTCACCCCCCACGGCCTGGCCCTGTCATCCCCCCATTGCCTGGCCCTgtcacccccccccccccccccacggCCTGGCCCTGTCACCCCCCCCCATGGCTGGCCCTGTCACCCCCccccacagcctggctctgtcacCCCCCCCCACGGCCTGGCTCTGTCACCCCCCCATGGCCTGGCCCTgtcacccccccccccccacggCCTGGCTCTgtcacccccccccccccacggCCTGGCCCTGTCACCCCCCACGGCCTGGCCCTGTCACCCCCCACGGCCTGGCCCTGTCACCCCCATGGCCTGGCCCTGTCACCCCCCACGGCCTGGCCCTGTCACCCCCCTGGCTGGCCCTGTCACCCCCCACAGTCTGGCCCTGccaccccagagaccctcagagaccccccagcactgccccaagcagggcagggctgccccacactggggtcCCCTCACACACACCGTCCCCCCCTGGAGTCTGCCCTGTGCCCTTGTGCCaagccccagtgccccccagggcagcccagacCCCCATGCCAGGGTACAGACGGCCCCCAAGCAAGGGGGGTCCTTGTTCCCTCATGCCAGACCCCACAGGCACTGGGACCACCTTGTCACCTCATACCTGGGCTCTGGGGCCACCCTGAGGGGCCACATTGTCCCCATGGACGTCCCCCCTCACTCTGGTCCCCACAACCACCGTGTCCCCTCACACCCAtccccaccccaaacccctcaggcctggccccctccagcccctcactcTGGGGACCCCCACAGGGGCCTCCTCTCTTGCCTTGCACCCCCTCCAAAGGCCACCCTGTGTCCTCATTTCTGGGTCCCTCCACTTCCTCCCTGTCCCTTCACACCAGGGACCCTCCTGGGGCCACCCCATCCCCTCACACCGAGTCCTGCCCCCACTCCCCTCACCGGGGACCCCCATGAGGGGGcctcatcctgctcctgcccccaccccagctcctCATTCCGGGTCCTCCCAatcccccctgtcccctccctcactcctgggctgctccaggACTCCCAGACTGCACCTTGTCCTGTGCTGCCCCAAACCGGGCACGCTGCCCTCTCAGCCCTGGCTcaccctgtcccctcacacccGCTGTCCTCGCCAgtcccctcccacccctccgCTCCAGGGACCCCCTCAGGGGCCTCGCCTTGTCCCGCCCCGCTCCTGCTCCCCCACcagcccccccctcccctcatTTCTGGGTCCTCCCGTCCCCCACTCCTGGGCCGCCCCAGGACACCCACGGGGGGCCTCGTCCTCTCCTCCTCGTGCCCCCCAACCCCGAGGCCACCCCGTCCCCTCCCCGTTGGGTGCCCCCCGGCCCCTCACACCGGTGTCGCCCCGGGGCTCCCCGTCCCGTCGGGCCGTACCGAGCGGTGCGAgcgcccgcgccgccgcccgcaGCAGCGCCAGGTACTCCGCGAGCGCGGTGAACTCGATGGCGAGCAGCGCGCCCGCCTCGGTGGCGCGGCGGTAGGCGCGGAGCGCGGGCAGCAGCGCGGGGAGCGCGGCCGGAGCGGCGGCCACGCCGGGCGGCGGCCCCGGGGTGAGGCGGAGCGCGTCCAGCAGCGCCGGGcccggcggcggcagcgcccgcGCCCAGGGGAAGGCGGAGCGGGCGCGGTGCAGGAAGCACACGCCGTAGCCGAGCCCCACGAGCCGCTCGGCGGAGGCGGCGCCGCGGCGGCCGCTGCTGAAGTTCTCCAGGAACCGCACGGCCCGCGCCTCCAGCGGCACCTGCGTCCCGCCCGACGTCACCAGCGCCACGCGCCGTCCCAGCGCCGCCTGCGCCGCCGCCCACTCCCGCACGCGGCCCTCGACCGCCCGCACCGCCGCGTCCTCCGCGCCCGCCGCGTCCTGCCCGGGCCGCTCCGCCATGGCCGCCCCGCCGGAAGTGGCGGCCGCACCGCTCCCGCGCCGGAAGTGTTGCCGTGGCAACGACCACGCTGCCGGAAGTACCGCCCGGGTCCGCCGGAAGTGTTGCCGTGGCAACGCGCGACGCCCGCGCCGGCCATGGCGGGGCCGCCGCGCTGCGAACTGTGCggggcccgcccggccccgcggccctGCCCGCGCTGCCGCCGCGCCCGCTACTGGTGAGGGCACCGAGAGCCCGCAGGAGGAGGCCCGGGGAGCGGGGACGGGGCGGGAGGCGGCGGTTGGACTCGGACACGGCCCAGGATCAGGATCAGGGGAcgggatcaggcccagccaggGAAAGAGGCA from Pithys albifrons albifrons isolate INPA30051 chromosome 22, PitAlb_v1, whole genome shotgun sequence carries:
- the PPCS gene encoding phosphopantothenate--cysteine ligase isoform X1, whose protein sequence is MAERPGQDAAGAEDAAVRAVEGRVREWAAAQAALGRRVALVTSGGTQVPLEARAVRFLENFSSGRRGAASAERLVGLGYGVCFLHRARSAFPWARALPPPGPALLDALRLTPGPPPGVAAAPAALPALLPALRAYRRATEAGALLAIEFTALAEYLALLRAAARALAPLGSSVMFYLAAAVSDFYIPPSEMPEHKIQSSEGPLQITMKMVPKMLSPLVRDWAPEAFVISFKLETDPQLLLDKSRQALERYRHQAVVANVLESRRTSVVIVTRDSETPLSLSEQEVAQGMEIEEKIVSYLQGQHTAFIERKG